The stretch of DNA ttCCCTGTTAAATGGCGAATAACGGTACTCCATGGCtttcatagtcggttaaataatttcccacaattgctgagaaaaaaatcaaaaaaaaaaatcatttcttttcattcaaaatagatgaaattctctcaaaaatttgaaaatattttccctctgtttctaaaaatgttctaagaaaaatttatgcaattaGGTGTAAAaaattgagattgctaatgcaaaaataaattccagaagatattcgtcttgtaatagaagctaaggtccgattaggaggagaagttccacagtcattgctcattcggtaaatgcctggattaggaaaaaagCACTTATGtaaaaaaacgaagggccaaaaggttaggggtttgtcataagtgtgcaagatggacttgtgacaaacgatgtaGATCTTTTGGATGTGTTTCTAATAAcaaagaagataaaattggtttcattaagaatgggctgagtaacgagtctttagataacatcttattgactcttgatacgcattctagtggacacgtgcatattgaacttttAAGtctatggaaacaattccaagatgagcgtaatcgtaatagtcttgggaattcaactaaaaaagaccatgtttgccaatttataagaaaattggatgggaagcatatcttTGACttatagaaggcgttgaagctgtttctggacgtaaaaccagaggaaaattgtgagccacaatcacactactgtctatatgcatgtgtgtcattaatgtttttactgtttattctgcttacagctgacccatagttttgtgaTGATAatatattacccctataaaatatCTCATCTTTCTCTATACTTTCacagaccaaaaagaaagtaaaaacatggctggatcctctgcacaaacattgaaaaatatttgtgtattttgtgggtcgagtcctggaaaaaatgaagtgtttgtagaagcagccaataatcttggaaagataatggatgagagaaaaattcacttggtatatggggtaGGTTATATTGGGTTAATTatatctgtttcaacatctgctcatcttggaggtaatcaggttttgggtattattcctacagatttagctgaaggaaatattacaggtgttacgattggagaggaattaaaatttattctatgtatgaaagaatcaccataatgattgaaaattatgatgcttatatcgcactaccaggtggttttggtacattagaagaaactTTTCACACTaattcttgggcacaacttaatatccataataaacatgtggcttgttgaatatcaataattattatgatagTTTGTTgatatttcttgataaagctgtagaacagaatttcatttcagaaaattcacgacggatgctcatctctgCTTCGACTGCTAACCAataaattgatgatttggaagcttttgttcataagcctgaaaaaaatgataacaaagatcaattggccGCAATCTAGCAGTAAGAcaagaaagttggatcattgattcaaaagtcgtggattggtttatgtttgttatcttcaataaaattccaggtgatatctctttcattatgtactctttattaatagttattttgacattagagacaatgtcatattctgattgaggggaagaacaatcttataaaaaaaaactttaaaaaaatttaaattaaaaaaaaatattttaaaataaaaacatgtttattgtttgtatcttagtaattttgcGAAAATAAAACACAATacatgtttgaaatatttaaagtaaaaaatatattaatctatctaaggatgtttaaatttttgttttaaaaaaaagtcaattttaatattctgatcactataaaaatatgatttatgaaatgtttttgagtgattaaccattgtgagtGAGTGaggaggattgagaaaacatcTTTCGAGCCATTATTTATCATTAGAGAGGCTATTATTGTTTAGatattgagttcttattttgaaggaaaaaaataggtatttcctgaaaaaaaagagaaaaaataatgttgaagatctatgtaattttgaagttatatgctacgaccctaTTATCTttcataataaaaagaaaaaaaaatagaaagagagaaatatattgtacaaattaaataaatttttactcagacctgCATACCGTTTCAGCACTTCCATTATCTTTTTGGCTAatgatcaactttctattctacccatacaTTCTCTGTTTCATTCTATATCATTCAATACCATTAATATCATATCttgaagccataaaccatcaacATTGCATCACGTATCCCAAACGATCAAcataataaaccataaaaaGAATAATGaacatacttaatcataatcattaccttacaTCAGAAACATACGAAtgtcggggcgttacaattctcccctccttaagaAATTTCATCCTAGAAATTGCCATTACTGTGCGAATAACTCAGGAtatctctttttcatttcttcctAAGGCTCCCACGTTGCTTCTTCAACCAACTGATTACGCCAAAGAATCTTGATAATGCCGATTTCCTTATTCCTCAGTACTTTAACCTTGCGATCTAAAATCTGGATTGGTACTTCTTGATACGTCAAGTTCGGCATCAGATCCAATGGTTCATGTCTGAGAACATGGGAAGGGTTCGAGATgtacttcctgagcattgagACGTGAAATACATTGTGGACTCTATCCAAGTCTGGCGGTAAGGCTAGACGATATGCTCTTTCTCCAATCCTATCCAGAAATTCAAATGGGTCGATAAATCTTGGGCTTAGCTTACCTTTCTTCCCGAATCTCATTACCCCTTTGAGGGGAGAAATTTTGATAAAGACATGATCTCCAACTTCAAACTCCAAAGGCCTTCTTCGATTAtcggcataacttttctgtctggATTGGGCCATCTTCATTCTATCCCGAATTAAAGCAatcacatcagctgtctgttggaccaattcTGCTCCTAACATCTTCCTTTCACTGACTTCATCAGAGTTCAACGGTGACCTAAATCTCctgccatacaatgcctcgtatggtgccatgccaatcgtcgcctgataaatattgttatatgtaaattCAACAAGTGGgaatttagaatcccagctaccaggaaaATCAATCGTGCAGGCTCGTAGCATAtcttcaagaatctgaatcaccctctctgactgaccgtcactctgaggatgatatgttgtgctaaaagccaacctggtgcccaaggctctgtgaaagctcttccagaattcagaagtaaaccTTTcggtcacgatcagatacaatttaCACAGGgataccatgaagtctcacaatcTCAGCTACATAGAATCAGCATAATGGTTCATTGTAAACGTTGTCTTGACCCGAAGAAAATGAGCCGACTTGGTTAAcctatcaacaatcacccagatggagtTGTAACCCTTTGGTGTTCTTGGAAGTCACGTTACGAAGTCCATAgtgatgttctcccacttccactaaGGTATTGGGAGAAAGTTCCagcaggtctttgatgctcAAATTTACCtgctgacatgttagacattcgGATATAAACCTTGCAATATCACTTTTCATACTTGGCCACCAATATAGACGTcggagatcctgatacatcttggtgctacctggatgtatcgaatatggcgtGGTATGAGCTTCTGTCAAAACATCCCTTCGAATATCATCACCATTGGGAACACATATCCGACCTCTAAACGTTAACAAATAATCAGTTTTCATTGCAAACTTTGTATTTCCTTTCTTATCGGCTTTGGATATCAATTCCATCAATTGATTGTCATTAGGTTGCTCCCGTCGTATCCTATCTGTCAACGTAGGTCGAATAACCAAAGCTGAAAGTCTAGCGATGGTCCCTTGCTCTACTATAGCAATCTCGCTCCTCTGAAGATCCAATaacaacggcttctgaatcaaCGAGCTCAAAGAAAAACTGACttgcggctcaaagcatctgcaacaacgtttgctttacctgggtggtagctaatggtcacatcataatctttaacaagttctaaccacctcctctgccTCATATTGAGTTCCTTCTGTGAtaatagatatttcaagctcttgtggTCTGTGAAAACTTcacatttctcgccatacagataatgcctccatatTATCAATGCGAAGACCACAGCCACCAATTCAAGATCGTGagtgggataattcttctcgtagtccttcaactgacgagaagcataagcgatTACTTTCCCATGCTACATCAGTACAGCTCTAAGTCCCATCTTTGATGCATCAGTATATACAATAAAATCATTAGTTCCGCACGGAATTGCTAGGATAGGGGCTGATGTCAACTTTTCTTTCAACACTTGAAATCTGTGTTGGCACTCGTTAgtccactcaaacttcaccgcTTTcttcgtcagattggttaatggCAGGGCTATTTTTGAGAAATTGGCAATAAAACATTGATAATAACCTACCAAACCAAGAAAGCCTATGCAACTCGGAGACTGTCGTAGGAATAGACCATTGTTTAATCGCTTCAATCTTCATGGGATCCACTGCAATGCCGTCTTTTGAAACGATATGGCCCAGAAATGAtactttctctaaccagaattcacactttttCAACTTTACTTATAACTAATTTTCCCTCAATAACTGTACTAAAGTTCTGAGATGTTCGGCATGAAGTTCCcgagtcttggaataaatcaggatatcgtcaatgaaaacgATAACGAAGCTATCCAGATATGGCTTGAAGGCCcggttcattagatccatgaagtaCCGACGGAGCGTTTGTCAACCCGAATGACATGACTaagaactcataatggccatacctggttctgaatgcagttTTAGGGACATTGGCTTCCCTAACTTTCAGCTGATAGTAACCAGAACGAAGGTCgatctttgaaaacattaaCGCTCCCTATAGCTgatcaaagagatcatcaatccttggcaatggatatttattcttgatcgtggctttattgatctctctgtaatcaatgcacaacCGCAAggatccatctttctttttgacaaataaaacCGGAGCTTCCAACGAAAAAGAACTCGTACGAATAAAACCTTTCTctaatagatcctgcaactgatTCTTCAGTTCCTTCATTTCAATCGGGGCCATTCGGTAGGGAGCTTTCGAAATCAGAGCAGTACCTGGAACCAcgtcaatcacaaactccacttCACAGGTCAAGTGGTAATCCAGgcacatcatctgcaaatacgtCAGGAAAAATCCTTGAACTACCTCAATCTCATTCAACTTCATTGTCATCTCAGTATTCAAATCTTTCACAGCAGCTAAAAACCCCTGACACCCCTCGGATAACATTTCCTGAGCTTTGAGACAAGAAATACAAGGAGTGCCAAGCGAAATACCTGAACCTGGAAAATCCCGCTATCATCATCTTCTATAGGAAATCGCACCATCTTTGCCACGCAGTCAATAAAGGCACGATATGACGATAGCTactccattcccaaaataatatcaaacgccACCATGAGAATAATAATAAGATCAGCAAAATAGATTTTCTCATTCACTTGTACTGTACGACCTTTAAGAATATTAGAAGGCCATATTTCGTCTCCCGATGGCAACAAAATACTATAGTGAAGGAGTTCAAAAGATGGAACAACATTCAATGAGCTCAAGAATAAAGGAATGCGTAGTACCAGTGTCAATCAATGTACTAGCGGCCTAGCCTGAAATTAAGATAGTACCTGATATAACAAAAGAATCAGGATTTGCGCCTTCTTTGGTCAATAAGAAAATTCTTCCTTGAACCCTATCCTTCCTTTTCTCACCCTTTACTGGACAATTTTTGATGACATGTCCAACACCTCCACAACGAAAGCATCGATTACTTCCAAACAAACACTCACCTGTATGAATTTTGCCACATTTTGGACATACATGTTGATCATATGCAGGCGGTGGCATAGGAGCTTTGGGTCGATTCTCCTCTTTCTCTTTGCCTCTGAACTTGCCCTTACCTTTCCATCCAGAACCTTGGCCCTTAGTAGAAAAATCTTGTCGCTTCAACTGTCTTTCTCTTTCAATTTCCTTATCGTCCTGCTCGCCCATCCTTGCCGTTTTCAACAATCTCTTTATATGAAGCAGCTTTATACATTAGAACGTCTCTTTTAATATCAGCCCGGACACCTCTAAGAAAATGCTCGCCCTTTTCAATGTCATTACTGGCCAGATATGGAGCAAAATGACACCCCTCTTCGAATTTGAGAATATACTCTTGCATTGACATATTGCCTTGCTTCAGCTCTAGAAATTCCTTCACTTTCTGACTTCAAACATTTCGAGGAAAATATTTGTcgtagaataaatctttaaactccTGCCAATTGAGTGCCGAGACATTAACTGATACCTTGGAGGCGTCTCACCAAATCGTCGCAGTCTTGGTCAGTAGAAAAATGGCACAACTGACTCGATCATTATCGTCAAACAGCAGATAATCATAAATAGCCTCCACAGCTTTGACCCATTCCAAGGCGACCATGGGATTAGTGCAACCATCAAATTCTGGTGGCTTCATCTTACGAAATCTTTCGTATGCGACTTCACTACTGGGCTCAGGGCCTCACTTGCTCTCTTTCTCTCCCTCGCCCTGCATTCTGCATCCGTaagtgggtcgagtcctggaaaaaatgaagcgttttagaagcagcgaataatcatggaaagatattggatgagagaaaaattcaattggtatatgggggaggtaatattgggttaataagatctgtttcaacatctgctcatcttagaggtagtcaggttttgggtattattcctacagatttagctgaaggaaatatgaCAGGTGCTACGATTGGAGAGGAATTAAATGTTtattctatgtatgaaagaatcaccataatgattgaaaattctgatgcttgtatcgcactaccaggtggttttggtacattagaagaaatttttcacactgtttcttgggcacaacttaatatccataataaacctgtggcttgttaaatatcaataattattatgatagTTGTTGACagttcttgataaagctgtggaacagaatttcatttcaaaaaattcacgacggatgctcatctctgCTTCGACTGCTGACCAataaattgatgatttggaagcttttgttcataagcctgaaaaaaatgataacaaaGGTCAATTGGCCGCAATctagcagtaagaaaagaaagttggatcattgattcaaaagtcgtggattgatttatgtttgttatcttcaataaaattccaggtgatatctctttcattatgtactctttattaatagttattttgacattagggacaatgtcatattctgattggggggagaacaaacttattaaaaaacttaaaaacaaaaatttatattaaaaaaaattatttcaaaataaaaccaggtttattgtttatatcttagtaattttgcaaaaatatcacacaatacatgtttgaaatatttaaagtaaaaaatatattaatctatctaaggatgtttaaatttttatttgaaaaaaaccagtcaattttaatattctgatcactataaaaatatgatttatgaaatctttttaaGTGATTAACAATTGTGATAatatcagttattaaagtatgtggcccaagatatacctgataagagtgcctaaaattttaaattcacacATACTTTGTGAGTGAGTGGGGAGGATTTagaaaacagctttcgagccATTATTTATCATGAGAGAAGCTATTATTGTTTAGatattgagttcttattttgaataaaaaaaatagatatttccttgaaaaaaaataaaaaaataatgttgaagatctatgtaattttaaagttatatgctacgacccaattatctctcataaaaaaagaaaaaaagaaagtaaaaaataaaaagagagaaatatattgtacaaattaaataaatatgtggtcatgGAGCTTATACTTAGTCTGATTCTAtgattttatggaaaaaaaatcaggaaaatatatatatattatatatataaagaataaCTAGATTGTGAATCAATAGATTTCCTATCTCTTGATTAATTTGGCttgtttgtctgtctgcattctgtaaaccattttcctggTCATTTATTTATATTCCAACTCCAGGAAAGAAATTGTTCCCATGaattgaaaaatttattaacctttGAGGATATGAAGTTGAGACTCTtattaggaatttctgaaggcaatgtacatttaattaactgaaaataaGATTTGAACTTATCAGCTcggattatttcataaattataattatgatgaccttgatataactttgatagttttcaaatttaatttaaacactttgatagttctgattacatttctatttaaattaatccatatgttttgtatttctattaacgcttaaattgctagggactagcaataaacttgttgggaggtgtgataaacataaaaaattgtacattaattaaatgttttataatataaatttatagtttttgttttattaaatatttaatattatatgttttacaataaattgtataaaatacaagttgttgtgtaattatatgtttttactatttttacaagttcaataaaaacaa from Primulina tabacum isolate GXHZ01 chromosome 3, ASM2559414v2, whole genome shotgun sequence encodes:
- the LOC142538706 gene encoding uncharacterized protein LOC142538706; translation: MKPPEFDGCTNPMVALEWVKAVEAIYDYLLFDDNDRRLLKTARMGEQDDKEIERERQLKRQDFSTKGQGSGWKGKGKFRGKEKEENRPKAPMPPPAYDQHLSSYRAFIDCVAKMVRFPIEDDDSGIFQVQEMLSEGCQGFLAAVKDLNTEMTMKLNEIEVVQGFFLTYLQMMCLDYHLTCEVEFVIDVVPGTALISKAPYRMAPIEMKELKNQLQDLLEKGFIRTSSFSLEAPGALMFSKIDLRSGYYQLKVREANVPKTAFRTRCFEPQVSFSLSSLIQKPLLLDLQRSEIAIVEQGTIARLSALVIRPTLTDRIRREQPNDNQLMELISKADKKGNTKFAMKTDYLLTFRGRICVPNGDDIRRDVLTEAHTTPYSIHPGSTKMYQDLRRLYWWPSMKSDIARRFRSPLNSDEVSERKMLGAELVQQTADVIALIRDRMKMAQSRQKSYADNRRRPLEFEVGDHVFIKISPLKGVMRFGKKGKLSPRFIDPFEFLDRIGERAYRLALPPDLDRVHNVFHVSMLRKYISNPSHVLRHEPLDLMPNLTYQEVPIQILDRKVKVLRNKEIGIIKILWRNQLVEEATWEP